One segment of Nocardia farcinica DNA contains the following:
- the rpmH gene encoding 50S ribosomal protein L34 produces the protein MAKGKRTFQPNNRRRARVHGFRLRMRTRAGRAIVSARRRKGRATLTA, from the coding sequence GTGGCCAAGGGCAAGCGGACGTTCCAGCCGAACAACCGTCGTCGGGCGCGCGTTCACGGCTTCCGTCTCCGGATGCGCACCCGTGCCGGTCGCGCCATCGTCTCGGCGCGCCGCCGTAAGGGCCGCGCTACCCTCACTGCCTGA
- the rnpA gene encoding ribonuclease P protein component encodes MLPEPYRLHHRADFSRTVRRGQRIGRRDLVVHAFVHTYDELAHATERHGDPVAAGSFVRVGGPRFGLIVSKAVGSAVVRHRVARRLRHMCATLVDEVPADADVVIRALPGAATADSAELARQLRSGLRKLGVTHGGGRSPAPRAHSGARPRTDARS; translated from the coding sequence GTGTTGCCTGAGCCGTATCGGTTGCATCATCGTGCCGACTTCTCCCGGACGGTGCGCCGCGGCCAGCGAATCGGGAGGCGAGATCTCGTCGTACACGCATTCGTGCACACCTACGACGAGCTCGCGCACGCGACAGAACGACACGGCGACCCGGTAGCCGCCGGGTCGTTCGTTCGCGTCGGCGGACCGAGGTTCGGATTGATCGTCAGCAAGGCGGTGGGCTCCGCGGTGGTTCGCCACCGGGTGGCCCGCCGCCTGCGTCATATGTGCGCCACCCTCGTCGACGAGGTGCCCGCCGATGCCGACGTCGTGATCCGCGCACTGCCCGGCGCGGCGACCGCCGACAGTGCCGAACTCGCCCGGCAGCTGCGCAGCGGACTGCGCAAACTCGGCGTCACCCACGGCGGCGGTCGCTCCCCCGCACCACGTGCGCACTCCGGTGCGCGGCCACGGACGGACGCCCGGTCGTGA
- the yidD gene encoding membrane protein insertion efficiency factor YidD — translation MRSAAAALHRLPARALIFLIELYRTYVSPTRMPVCRFTPTCSEYAVTALRTRGLVVGLGLTAVRLAKCAPWHPGGWDPVPQRRPRRRDAAAADAAMSAPHACKGSPHAVVGDTNDGST, via the coding sequence GTGAGATCCGCAGCTGCCGCCCTCCACCGGTTGCCCGCGCGGGCGCTGATCTTCCTGATCGAGCTCTACCGGACCTATGTCTCCCCCACCCGAATGCCGGTGTGCCGGTTCACCCCCACCTGCAGCGAGTACGCCGTGACCGCGTTGCGCACCCGCGGCCTCGTCGTCGGCCTCGGATTGACGGCCGTGCGCCTGGCCAAATGCGCGCCCTGGCACCCTGGTGGGTGGGATCCCGTTCCGCAGCGCCGTCCGCGCCGCCGGGACGCGGCAGCCGCCGACGCCGCGATGTCGGCGCCACACGCTTGTAAAGGATCGCCGCACGCGGTGGTCGGCGACACGAACGACGGGAGTACATAG
- the yidC gene encoding membrane protein insertase YidC → MLDFIYWPVSWILWFWHRVFGFAFGADNGLTWALAVVFLVFTLRIVLYKPFVKQVRTTKQMQELQPQIKELQKKYKNDRQKMALEMQKLQKEHGFNPLMGCLPVLAQVPVFLGLFHVLRSFNRTGHGFGQLGLTPEQNANTANYVFNAADVQSFLSARIFGAPISAFITTPQAEFLAFEDYGGIPSRLSIALVAIPLMVIAGLATHFNARASVARQTPEAAANPQAALMNKLALWVFPLGVLVGGPFLPIAILLYWVSNNIWTYGQQHLVFGRMAKEEEAKKQAKLEQRAQNAPKPGAKPVNTKKKPATAASAESADDTGQPTEPSTNGTPKPAKAGQRKSGGQKRNPNRGRPNQKRRR, encoded by the coding sequence GTGCTCGACTTCATCTATTGGCCGGTGTCCTGGATCTTGTGGTTCTGGCACCGGGTGTTCGGGTTCGCTTTCGGCGCGGACAACGGTCTCACGTGGGCGCTGGCGGTGGTGTTCCTCGTGTTCACCCTGCGCATCGTGCTCTACAAGCCGTTCGTCAAGCAGGTGCGCACGACCAAACAGATGCAGGAACTGCAGCCCCAGATCAAGGAGCTGCAGAAGAAGTACAAGAACGACCGCCAGAAGATGGCGCTGGAGATGCAGAAGCTCCAGAAGGAACACGGCTTCAACCCGCTCATGGGCTGCCTGCCGGTGCTGGCGCAGGTGCCGGTGTTCCTCGGTCTGTTCCACGTGCTGCGTTCCTTCAACCGCACCGGCCACGGCTTCGGTCAGCTCGGCCTGACCCCGGAGCAGAACGCCAACACCGCCAACTACGTCTTCAACGCGGCCGACGTCCAGTCGTTCCTGAGCGCGCGTATCTTCGGTGCGCCGATCTCCGCGTTCATCACCACGCCGCAGGCGGAGTTCCTGGCGTTCGAGGACTACGGCGGCATCCCCAGCCGGTTGAGTATCGCGTTGGTCGCCATCCCGCTCATGGTGATCGCCGGCCTGGCGACCCACTTCAATGCCCGTGCCTCGGTCGCGCGGCAGACCCCGGAGGCCGCGGCCAACCCGCAGGCCGCGCTGATGAACAAGCTCGCGCTGTGGGTGTTCCCGCTCGGCGTGCTCGTCGGTGGCCCGTTCCTGCCGATCGCGATCCTGCTCTACTGGGTCTCGAACAACATCTGGACCTACGGGCAGCAGCACCTCGTCTTCGGCCGCATGGCCAAGGAAGAAGAAGCCAAGAAGCAGGCCAAGCTCGAGCAGCGGGCGCAGAACGCGCCGAAGCCGGGCGCGAAGCCGGTGAACACGAAGAAGAAGCCGGCCACCGCCGCGTCCGCCGAATCCGCGGACGACACCGGCCAGCCGACCGAGCCGTCGACCAATGGCACCCCGAAGCCCGCCAAGGCCGGGCAGCGGAAATCGGGTGGGCAGAAGCGCAACCCCAATCGGGGCAGGCCCAACCAGAAGCGCCGCCGCTGA
- a CDS encoding Jag family protein — MTVETDGVNADADDLVSDAEEALIEEGEIAGDYLEQLLDVLDFDGDIDLDVEGDRAVVSIDGGRDLSKLVGRNGEVLDALQELTRLAVQQVTGVRSRLMLDVAGWRAKRREELSALGTAAAQRVRESGAPEALEPMTPFERKIVHDAVAAVEGVSSESEGVEPNRHVVVVPA, encoded by the coding sequence ATGACTGTTGAAACCGACGGAGTGAACGCCGATGCCGACGACCTCGTGAGCGATGCCGAGGAAGCGCTGATCGAAGAGGGCGAGATCGCCGGCGACTATCTCGAGCAGCTGCTCGACGTGTTGGATTTCGACGGCGACATCGATCTGGACGTCGAAGGTGATCGCGCGGTCGTGAGCATCGACGGCGGTCGGGATCTGTCCAAGCTCGTGGGCCGTAACGGCGAGGTGCTCGATGCGCTCCAGGAGCTGACCCGGCTGGCCGTCCAGCAGGTGACCGGTGTGCGCAGCCGCCTGATGCTCGACGTGGCGGGCTGGCGAGCGAAGCGGCGCGAGGAGCTCAGCGCGCTGGGCACCGCCGCCGCCCAGCGCGTGCGGGAGTCCGGCGCTCCGGAGGCGCTGGAACCGATGACCCCCTTCGAACGCAAGATCGTGCACGACGCCGTGGCCGCGGTCGAGGGTGTCAGCAGTGAGAGCGAAGGCGTCGAGCCCAACCGGCACGTCGTCGTCGTGCCCGCCTGA